The following are encoded together in the Lathyrus oleraceus cultivar Zhongwan6 chromosome 3, CAAS_Psat_ZW6_1.0, whole genome shotgun sequence genome:
- the LOC127127001 gene encoding probable UDP-arabinopyranose mutase 5 codes for MSQAIINDNEVDIVIGALNSDLTTFMNEWKPVFSRFHLIIVKDPDLNGELRIPDGFSVDVYTKSEIERVVGSSTSIRFSGYACRYFGFLVSKKKYVVCIDDDCVPAKDDAGNLVDAVAQHIVNLKTPATPFFFNTLYDPFRKGADFVRGYPFSLRSGVDCALSCGLWLNLADLDAPTQALKPTQRNSRYVDAVLTVPVRAMLPVSGINIAFNREAIGPALVPALVLAGEGKLRWETVEDIWCGLCVKAICDHLSLGVKSGLPYVWRTERGNAIDSLKKEWEGVKLMEDVVPFFQSVKLPQSAVTAEDCVVEMAKSVKEQLGKADPMFSHAADAMEEWVKLWKSVGSA; via the coding sequence ATGTCTCAAGCAATTATCAACGACAACGAAGTTGACATTGTGATTGGTGCACTAAACTCTGACCTAACAACTTTCATGAATGAATGGAAGCCAGTTTTCTCTCGTTTCCACCTGATAATAGTCAAAGACCCTGACCTCAATGGAGAACTCCGAATTCCTGATGGATTTAGTGTAGATGTCTATACAAAATCTGAAATTGAGCGAGTGGTGGGTTCCTCCACTTCAATTCGCTTCTCTGGCTACGCTTGTAGATATTTTGGCTTTCTAGTTTCAAAGAAGAAGTATGTTGTCTGTATTGATGATGATTGTGTTCCAGCAAAAGATGATGCGGGGAATTTAGTAGATGCTGTGGCTCAGCATATTGTGAACCTCAAGACTCCTGCCACTCCTTTCTTCTTCAATACACTATATGATCCATTCCGTAAGGGTGCAGATTTTGTTCGTGGTTATCCATTTAGTCTGCGAAGTGGGGTTGATTGTGCTCTGTCTTGTGGACTATGGCTCAATCTGGCGGACCTTGATGCACCAACACAAGCTCTCAAGCCAACACAGAGGAATTCACGTTATGTGGATGCAGTTCTGACTGTTCCTGTGAGAGCCATGTTGCCAGTGAGTGGAATCAACATCGCCTTTAACCGAGAAGCAATTGGTCCGGCATTAGTCCCGGCTTTGGTTTTGGCAGGAGAAGGAAAACTGAGGTGGGAAACTGTGGAAGATATTTGGTGTGGATTGTGTGTGAAAGCTATATGCGACCACCTATCCCTTGGTGTGAAAAGTGGGTTGCCATATGTTTGGAGAACTGAAAGAGGCAATGCCATAGACAGCTTGAAGAAAGAATGGGAAGGGGTGAAATTGATGGAGGATGTTGTTCCTTTCTTCCAGTCTGTAAAGTTGCCACAATCAGCTGTCACTGCAGAGGACTGCGTGGTTGAGATGGCCAAATCAGTGAAGGAACAACTTGGGAAGGCGGATCCTATGTTTTCGCACGCCGCTGATGCTATGGAAGAGTGGGTCAAGCTCTGGAAGTCAGTTGGATCTGCTTGA
- the LOC127127002 gene encoding uncharacterized protein LOC127127002, producing the protein MITPPSLLSLTLDSAVHNLSDISDLSPIPDHILLDLFLRILKAGKLTEKVLKLFIATGKDEVISLVQALNIQHILTPVLPTRCSEKF; encoded by the exons atgataaCACCGCCATCATTACTTTCTCTCACCCTTGACTCAGCCGTTCACAATCTCTCCGACATCTCCGATCTCTCTCCCATCCCTGATCACATCCTCCTCGATCTCTTCCTT AGAATATTGAAAGCAGGAAAACTGACTGAAAAAGTTCTCAAACTGTTTATAGCAACCGGTAAGGACGAAGTAATCTCACTTGTTCAGGCATTGAATATTCAACATATTCTCACCCCTGTGCTTCCTACCA GATGTTCTGAGAAATTCTAA